One window of Calypte anna isolate BGI_N300 chromosome 9, bCalAnn1_v1.p, whole genome shotgun sequence genomic DNA carries:
- the TRIP12 gene encoding E3 ubiquitin-protein ligase TRIP12 isoform X3 codes for MSNRPNNNPGGSLRRSQRNTAGAQPQDDAVGGRSHLGQAKHKAHSPPESRKSISKTPKVQSNTTSEQSKGHFSKRGCSSSAVLLPQQEDPEGVNTSEKQKTGQVPKRDNCRGVKRSASPDYRRTNSPSSAKKPKALQHTETSLETNKPHTKSKRRHLDQEQPKPTPLPSTSKAHTRKGGAAGSSRSQKRKRTENLSCIKSGSAAESTGAEEKSAKLSKLASKSVTSAKAGCSTITDSSSSASTSSSSSAVASASSTVPQGARVKQGKDQNKARRSRSASSPSPRRSSRDKEPSKTGGSSKFDWAARFSPKVSLPKTKLSLPGSSKSETSKPGPSGLQAKLASLRKSTKKRSESPPAELPSLRRSTRQKTTGSCASTSRRGSGLGKRGAAEARRQEKMADPDNNQDGVNSSAARTDEAPQGAAASSSVAGAVGMTTSGESESDDSEMGRLQGSKAQQLLQGLQATDESQQLQAVIEMCQLLVMGNEETLGGFPVKSVVPALITLLQMEHNFDIMNHACRALTYMMEALPRSSAVVVDAIPVFLEKLQVIQCIDVAEQALTALEMLSRRHSKAILQAGGLADCLLYLEFFSINAQRNALAIAANCCQSITPDEFHFVADSLPLLTQRLTHQDKKSVESTCLCFARLVDNFQHEENLLQQVASKDLLTNIQQLLVVTPPILSSGMFIMVVRMFSLMCSNCPTLAVQLMKQNIAETLHFLLCGASNGSCQEQIDLVPRSPQELYELTSLICELMPCLPKEGIFAVDTMLKKGNAQNTDGAIWQWRDDRGLWHPYNRIDSRIIEAAHQVGEDEISLSTLGRVYTIDFNSMQQINEDTGTARAIQRKPNPLANTNTSGHSELKKDDARAQLMKEDPELAKSFIKTLFGVLYEVYSSSAGPAVRHKCLRAILRIIYFADAELLKDVLKNHAVSSHIASMLSSQDLKIVVGALQMAEILMQKLPDIFSVYFRREGVMHQVKNLAESEALLTSPPKVCTNGSGTLGTTTTISTGTATAASNAAADLGSPSLQHSREDSLDLSPQGRLSDVLKRKRLPKRGPRRPKYSPPRDDDKVDNQAKSPTTTQSPKSSFLASLNPKTWGRLSTQSNSNNIEPARTAGVSGLARAASKDTISNNREKIKGWIKEQAHKFVERYFSSENMDGSNPALNVLQRLCTATEQLNLQVDGGTECLVEIRSIVSESDVSSFEIQHSGFVKQLLLYLTSKSEKDAVSRDIRLKRFLHVFFSSPLPGEEPLGRLEPLENAPLLALVHKMNNCLSQMEQFPVKVHDFPSGNGTGSSFSLNRGSQALKFFNTHQLKCQLQRHPDCANVKQWKGGPVKIDPLALVQAIERYLVVRGYGRVREDDEDSDDDGSDEEIDESLAAQFLNSGNVRHRLQFYIGDHLLPYNMTVYQAVRQYSLQAEEERESTDDESNPLGRAGIWTKTHTIWYKPVREDEDGSKDCVGGKRGRAQTAPTKTSPRNSKKHDELWHDGVCPSVLNPLEVYLVSTPPENITFEDPSLDVILLLRVLHAISRYWYYLYDNAISKEIIPTSEFINSKLTAKANRQLQDPLVIMTGNIPTWLTELGKTCPFFFPFDTRQMLFYVTAFDRDRAMQRLLDTNPEINQSDSQDSRVAPRLDRKKRTVNRDELLKQAESVMQDLGSSRAMLEIQYENEVGTGLGPTLEFYALVSQELQRADLGLWRGEEVTLANPKGSQEGTKYIHNLQGLFALPFGRTAKPAHIAKVKMKFRFLGKLMAKAIMDFRLVDLPLGLPFYKWMLRQETSLTSHDLFSIDPVVAKSIYHLEDIVRQKKRLEQDKTQTKESLQYALEALTMNGCSVEDLGLDFTLPGFPNIELKKGGKDTPVTIHNLEEYLRLVIFWALNEGVARQFDSFRDGFESVFPLSHLQYFYPEELEQLLCGSKTDTWDAKTLMECCRPDHGYTHDSRAVKYLFEILSSFDSEQQRLFLQFVTGSPRLPVGGFRSLNPPLTIVRKTFESTENPDDFLPSVMTCVNYLKLPDYSTIDIMREKLLIAAREGQQSFHLS; via the exons GTCACACTTAGGGCAGGCAAAACATAAGGCACATAGCCCTCCTGAGAGTAGAAAATCTATTTCAAAGACACCCAAAGTGCAGTCTAATACTACTTCTGAGCAGTCCAAGGGACACTTTTCTAAAAG AGGCTGTAGTTCATCTGCTGTTTTATTACCACAGCAAGAAGATCCAGAGGGAGTCAAtacttcagaaaagcaaaaaacgGGGCAAGTGCCTAAGAGAGACAATTGTCGAGGAGTTAAACGCAGTGCTAGCCCAGATTACAGGAGGACCAATTCTCCTAGCTctgctaaaaaacccaaagcacttCAACACACTGAAACTTCCTTGGAAACTAATAAGCCTCATACTAAATCTAAAAGAAGACATTTAGACCAAGAACAGCCGAAGCCTACACCATTGCCATCAACAAGCAAGGCTCACACCAGAAAGGGTGGAGCTGCTGGTAGCTCTCGaagtcagaaaaggaaaaggacagaGAATCTGTCTTGTATAAAGAGTGGTTCAGCAGCTGAATCAACTGGCGCTGAAGAGAAGTCAGCAAAACTCTCCAAGCTGGCTTCAAAATCGGTGACCTCAGCCAAAGCTGGGTGTAGCACCATCACTGATTCTTCTTCTTCAGCTTCCacatcctcttcctcttctgctgttGCCTCTGCTTCCTCTACTGTTCCTCAGGGTGCCAGAGTGAAACAGGGAAAGGACCAGAATAAGGCTAGACGTTCCCGTTCTGCATCCAGCCCCAGTCCAAGAAGGAGTAGCAGGGACAAAGAACCAAGTAAAACAGGTGGCTCTTCAAAGTTTGACTGGGCTGCTCGATTCAGCCCAAAAGTCAGTCTCCCTAAAACAAAACTGTCTCTACCAGGCTCTTCCAAGTCAGAGACATCAAAACCTGGACCTTCAGGACTACAAGCTAAGCTAGCAa GTCTAAGAAAATCTACGAAGAAGCGCAGTGAATCACCACCTGCTGAGCTCCCCAGTTTGCGGCGGAGCACACGGCAAAAGACCACGGGCTCCTGTGCTAGCACCAG TCGGCGAGGCTCTGGCCTGGGCAaaagaggagcagctgaagctcGCCGACAGGAGAAAATGGCTGATCCTGACAACAACCAGGATGGAGTTAACTCTTCAGCTGCACGTACAGATGAGGCTCCCCAAGGAGCTGCAG cttCTAGTTCTGTTGCTGGGGCTGTAGGTATGACAACCTCTGGAGAAAGTGAGTCAGATGATTCTGAGATGGGAAGACTGCAAG GTTCCAAAGCCCAACAGCTTTTACAAGGTCTCCAAGCCACTGATGAAAGTCAGCAACTACAGGCTGTGATTGAGATGTGCCAGCTGTTAGTCATGGGAAATGAAGAAACATTAGGAGGATTTCCAGTCAAGAGTGTTGTACCAGCCTTG aTAACGCTGCTGCAGATGGAGCACAACTTTGACATT ATGAATCATGCATGTCGGGCCTTAACGTATATGATGGAAGCACTTCCCAGATCATCTGCTGTAGTGGTCGATGCAATTCCTGTCTTCTTggaaaag CTGCAGGTTATTCAGTGCATTGATGTGGCAGAGCAGGCCCTTACAGCCCTGGAGATGTTATCACGCAGGCATAGTAAAGCCATTCTGCAGGCA gGTGGGTTGGCAGACTGTTTGCTGTATCTGGAATTCTTCAGTATAAATGCACAGAGGAATGCCCTAGCTATTGCTGCCAACTGCTGCCAGAGTATAACACCTGATGAGTTTCACTTTGTGGCAGACTCTTTGCCACTGCTTACACAAAGGTTAACCCATCAG GACAAAAAGTCTGTTGAAAGCACTTGTCTCTGTTTTGCACGGCTAGTGGATAACTTCCAGCATGAAGAG AACTTGCTCCAGCAGGTTGCTTCTAAGGATTTGTTAACAAATATCCAGCAACTCTTGGTAGTGACACCTCCCATCCTGAGCTCAGGAATGTTCATCATGGTGGTGCGCATGTTTTCCTTAATGTGCTCCAATTGTCCGACACTTGCGGTCCAACTTATGAAGCAAA ATATCGCAGAAACGCTTCACTTCCTCCTTTGTGGAGCCTCAAATGGGAGTTGTCAAGAACAAATTGACCTTGTTCCAAGAAGTCCTCAAGAACTGTATGAGCTTACTTCTCTTATCTG TGAACTTATGCCTTGCCTGCCAAAAGAAGGAATCTTTGCTGTTGATACTATgctaaagaaaggaaatgcacAAAATACAGATGGTGCAATATGGCAATGGCGAGATGACAGGGGTCTCTGGCACCCCTATAACAGGATTGATAGTCGAATAATAGAG GCAGCTCATCAGGTTGGTGAGGATGAGATAAGCCTGTCTACACTTGGCCGTGTCTATACTATTGATTTTAATTCTATGCAGCAAATAAATGAGGATACTGGAACAGCACGTGCCATTCAGCGAAAACCAAACCCTTTAGCCAATACAAACACTA GTGGACATTCAGAATTGAAGAAGGATGATGCTCGAGCACAGCTAATGAAAGAGGACCCAGAACTGGCAAAATCCTTTATCAAAACATTGTTTGGTGTTCTTTATGAAGTGTATAGTTCTTCAGCTGGACCTGCTGTTAGACACAAGTGCCTTAGAGCAATTCTTaggattatttattttgctgatgCTGAACTTCTGAAGGATGTGCTGAAAAACCATGCTGTTTCAAG TCATATTGCCTCCATGTTATCAAGTCAAGACCTTAAGATAGTAGTTGGAGCCCTGCAGATGGCAGAGATTTTAATGCAGAAGTTACCTGACATTTTTAGTGTTTACTTCAGAAGAGAAG GGGTGATGCATCAAGTGAAAAACTTAGCAGAGTCTGAGGCTTTGCTAACCAGCCCACCGAAAGTATGCACTAATGGATCAGGAACACTGGGTACCACTACAACAATAAGTACTGGGACAGCCACTGCTGCCAGTAATGCAGCTGCTGATTTGGGCTCTCCTAGCTTACAACACAGCCGGGAGGATTCTTTGGATCTGAGCCCACAGGG ACGACTGAGTGAtgttttaaagaggaaaagacTGCCAAAACGAGGGCCCAGGAGACCAAAATACTCTCCTCCTAGAGATGATGACAAAGTAGACAATCAAG CTAAAAGCCCTACAACTACCCAATCTCCTAAATCTTCCTTCTTGGCAAGTTTAAATCCTAAAACATGGGGAAGATTAAGCACACAGTCCAACAGTAACAACATTGAACCAGCACGAACAGCAGGAGTAAGTGGTCTTGCAAGGGCTGCTTCCAAGGATACCATTTCTAATAACAG agaaaaaattaaggGCTGGATTAAGGAGCAAGCCCATAAGTTTGTCGAACGTTACTTTAGTTCTGAAAATATGGATGGAAGCAATCCTGCACTTAATGTATTACAGAGACTTTGCACTGCAACTGAACAACTCAACCTCCAG GTGGATGGTGGAACAGAGTGCCTTGTAGAAATCCGTAGCATTGTCTCGGAGTCCGACGTCTCCTCATTTGAAATCCAGCATAGTGGGTTTGTTAAACAACTGCTGCTTTATTTGACATCTAAAAGTGAGAAAGATGCTGTAAGCAGAGATATCAGATTGAAAAGATtccttcatgtatttttttcttctcca CTTCCTGGAGAAGAACCCCTTGGAAGATTAGAGCCATTAGAAAATGCACCTTTGTTGGCATTAGTCCATAAAATGAATAATTGCCTCAGTCAGATGGAACAGTTTCCTGTCAAAGTGCATGACTTCCCTAGTGGAAACGGAACAGGAAGCAG TTTTTCTCTTAACAGAGGATCCCAAGCTTTAAAATTCTTCAATACACATCAATTAAAATGCCAACTACAAAGACATCCAGACTGTGCTAATGTGAAACAGTGGAAAGGTGGACCTGTGAAGATTGATCCTCTGGCTTTGGTACAAGCCATTGAAAGATACCTTGTAGTTAGAg GTTATGGAAGAGTTAGAGAAGATGATGAGGATAGTGATGATGATGGGTCAGATGAAGAAATAGATGAATCTTTG gcTGCTCAGTTCTTAAATTCAGGGAATGTGAGACACAGACTGCAATTTTATATTGGAGATCACTTGCTGCCATACAATATGACTGTGTATCAAGCAGTTAGGCAATACAGTTTGCAAgctgaggaggagagggagtCTACAGATGATGAAAGCAACCcactgggaagagctgggatTTGGACAAAAACACACACCATTTG GTACAAACCTGTGCGAGAAGATGAAGATGGTAGCAAAGACTGTGTTGGTGGTAAAAGAGGAAGAGCACAAACTGCTCCCACAAAAACCTCTCCTAGAAATTCTAAAAAGCATGATGAATTGTGGCATG aTGGTGTATGCCCTTCGGTATTAAATCCTCTAGAAGTTTACCTCGTATCTACTCCACCTGAAAACATAACATTTGAAGATCCCTCATTAGATGTTATTCTTCTTTTGAGAGTTTTACATGCTATCAGCCGATACTGGTATTACTTGTATGAT AATGCAATCTCCAAGGAGATAATTCCAACCTCAGAGTTTATCAATAGTAAACTGACAGCAAAAGCAAACCGGCAGCTTCAGGATCCTTTGGTAATTATGACAGGAAACATACCAACTTGGCTGACAGAACTTGGAAAAACATG cccatttttctttccatttgatACCCGCCAAATGCTGTTTTATGTAACTGCTTTTGATCGAGATCGAGCCATGCAAAGACTGCTGGATACTAATCCAGAAATCAATCAATCAGATTCTCAGGATAGCAGGGTGGCACCACGACTGGACAGGAAAAAA CGCACTGTGAACAGAGATGAGCTGTTGAAACAGGCAGAATCTGTGATGCAGGATCTAGGCAGTTCAAGAGCCATGTTGGAAATCCAGTATGAGAATGAA GTTGGCACAGGCCTAGGCCCCACACTAGAGTTCTATGCACTTGTATCTCAGGAGCTTCAGAGAGCAGACTTGGGCCTTTGGAGGGGAGAAGAAGTGACTTTAGCCAATCCAAAAG GAAGCCAGGAAGGTACCAAGTACATCCATAATCTTCAAGGCCTTTTTGCACTTCCTTTTGGTAGAACAGCCAAGCCAGCTCACATTGCAAAAGTTAAAATGAAGTTCCGGTTCCTAGGAAAACTCATGGCCAAGGCAATCATGGATTTTAGACTG GTGGACCTTCCTCTTGGACTTCCTTTTTATAAATGGATGTTACGACAGGAAACTTCATTGACGTCTCATGACTTGTTCAGTATTGATCCAGTAGTTGCCAAATCAATATACCACCTTGAAGATATtgtaagacaaaagaaaagactTGAACAGGACAAAACACAG aCCAAAGAAAGTCTACAGTATGCATTGGAGGCTCTGACTATGAATGGCTGCTCAGTGGAAGATCTAGGGCTGGACTTCACTCTTCCTGGGTTTCCTAATATAGAActgaaaaaagggggaaaagataCACCAGTCACCATCCACAATTTAGAGGAGTATCTCAGA tTGGTTATTTTCTGGGCGCTAAATGAAGGTGTTGCCAGACAGTTTGACTCATTCAGAGATGGATTTGAATCAGTCTTCCCTCTCAGTCATCTTCAGTACTTTTATCCCGAGGAG ttGGAGCAGCTCTTGTGCGGCAGTAAAACAGACACTTGGGATGCAAAGACTTTAATGGAATGTTGCAGACCAGATCACGGTTATACACATGACAG TCGAGCAGTGAAGTATCTCTTTGAAATTCTCAGTAGCTTTGATAGTGAGCAGCAAAGACTGTTTCTTCAGTTTGTGACGGGTAGCCCCAGACTGCCTGTAGGAG GATTTCGAAGTTTGAATCCTCCGTTGACAATTGTACGCAAGACATTTGAGTCTACAGAGAACCCAGATGATTTCTTGCCCTCAGTAATGACTTGTGTGAACTATCTCAAATTGCCGGACTATTCAACTATTGATATAATGCGTGAAAAACTCTTGATAGCTGCAAGAGAAGGGCAGCAGTCATTCCATCTTTCCTGA